A region of Periplaneta americana isolate PAMFEO1 chromosome 16, P.americana_PAMFEO1_priV1, whole genome shotgun sequence DNA encodes the following proteins:
- the dy gene encoding uncharacterized protein dy, with translation MRLLHALLVACLLLKGLAIAEEVEVVEAVPGTVQGVGPSQEAADTGDSQLAQDRGDDADLSGSDQLALESGDQEPGGTNSNHGYAPPQRGHTLSHPVRGGPGLGLPPPHSHGKPFVGSHHGKQPIFDHNLAYHGPPPPPPQQKPQPEAMDKIYGATGSGGGGSGGGVAGDAWPAPMPDMPKIVSLDVKCEKNLMKVYIGFDKPFYGIVFSKGHYSNVNCVHLPAGLGRTSANFDISIHACGTAGNTENGLYGYGADSGSGTYFENIIVVQYDPQVQEVWDQARKLRCTWHDQYEKSVTFRPFPVDMLDVVRADFAGDNVGCWMQIQVGKGPWASEVSGLVKIGQTMTMVLAIKDDDSKFDMLVRNCMAHDGKRAPIQLVDQKGCVTRPKLMSRFTKIKNFGASASVLSYAHFQAFKFPDSMEVHFQCTIQICRYQCPDQCSDPSSLLHGAHTTLLDAQHGGPGPETGYGPPPPPPLPLEAYLQAAAGRPRDERRVRRQRRDTSSDPEKEVGVNRVIRVVSTGDLTFSLDDNANSSAPTMVFPGRSEDPVVAGLICMTTPGFAATLVVLLAILIISCLMSAFLCVRLRPFATSDKNLSASFTNPNLSKNKVSKSCFYS, from the coding sequence CTGGCAATCGCGGAGGAGGTGGAGGTAGTAGAAGCCGTTCCAGGGACGGTGCAGGGCGTAGGACCTTCACAAGAAGCAGCTGACACCGGGGACTCCCAGTTGGCCCAGGACAGAGGAGATGACGCAGACTTATCAGGCTCGGACCAGCTGGCTCTGGAGTCAGGAGATCAGGAACCCGGGGGCACGAATTCGAACCACGGATATGCCCCTCCTCAGAGAGGGCATACACTATCACATCCCGTGAGGGGTGGTCCTGGACTTGGACTGCCACCCCCTCACTCTCATGGAAAACCATTCGTTGGTTCCCATCACGGGAAGCAGCCCATTTTCGACCACAATCTGGCGTACCACGGGCCTCCTCCGCCTCCACCTCAACAGAAGCCGCAGCCAGAAGCTATGGATAAAATATATGGTGCAACCGGAAGTGGCGGAGGGGGAAGCGGTGGTGGAGTTGCAGGTGACGCCTGGCCAGCACCGATGCCAGACATGCCAAAGATCGTATCCCTGGACGTCAAGTGTGAGAAAAACCTCATGAAAGTGTATATTGGCTTTGATAAGCCTTTCTACGGAATTGTTTTCAGCAAGGGCCACTATAGCAACGTGAACTGTGTGCATCTCCCGGCGGGGCTCGGACGTACCTCTGCCAACTTCGACATCAGCATCCACGCCTGTGGAACGGCCGGAAACACTGAGAACGGGCTTTACGGATATGGAGCTGACTCAGGGTCTGGAACCTACTTCGAGAATATCATCGTTGTGCAGTACGACCCACAGGTTCAGGAGGTGTGGGACCAGGCGCGGAAACTCCGCTGCACGTGGCATGACCAGTACGAGAAGTCAGTCACATTCCGCCCCTTCCCAGTCGACATGCTGGACGTCGTAAGAGCCGATTTTGCAGGCGACAATGTTGGCTGTTGGATGCAGATCCAGGTCGGCAAAGGACCGTGGGCTTCCGAGGTCTCAGGTCTTGTCAAGATCGGCCAGACAATGACAATGGTACTGGCTATCAAAGATGACGACTCCAAATTCGATATGCTGGTACGCAACTGTATGGCCCACGATGGGAAACGCGCTCCTATCCAATTGGTGGATCAGAAGGGCTGCGTTACGAGACCAAAGCTGATGTCTCGCTTCACGAAAATCAAGAACTTCGGCGCCAGTGCTTCTGTGTTGTCGTACGCCCATTTCCAGGCTTTCAAATTCCCAGATTCGATGGAAGTTCACTTCCAGTGTACGATACAGATCTGTCGGTATCAGTGCCCAGACCAGTGTTCTGATCCCTCATCGTTGCTCCATGGTGCTCATACTACTCTGCTAGATGCCCAGCACGGCGGTCCGGGCCCCGAGACCGGCTACGGCCCGCCACCTCCCCCGCCACTACCTCTAGAAGCCTACCTTCAGGCCGCGGCTGGCAGACCGCGGGACGAGAGAAGGGTGCGGCGACAACGCAGAGACACTTCTTCAGACCCGGAGAAGGAGGTTGGGGTGAACAGAGTAATCCGGGTGGTATCGACAGGCGATTTGACTTTCTCGTTGGACGACAACGCCAACAGCAGTGCTCCTACAATGGTGTTCCCTGGCCGCAGCGAGGACCCAGTCGTGGCAGGACTCATCTGCATGACGACCCCGGGATTTGCTGCAACTTTAGTTGTATTGTTGGCCATACTCATCATTTCCTGCCTAATGTCAGCTTTCTTATGCGTTCGGCTGCGACCTTTTGCCACATCCGATAAAAACCTATCAGCCTCTTTCACCAATCCTAATCTGAGCAAGAACAAAGTTTCTAAGAGTTGCTTCTATTCGTAA